Proteins encoded in a region of the Triticum dicoccoides isolate Atlit2015 ecotype Zavitan chromosome 3A, WEW_v2.0, whole genome shotgun sequence genome:
- the LOC119273150 gene encoding uncharacterized protein LOC119273150 → MVLQHLFKPLPAPRRESTTSSSIWSPPPQDSVQVSSDAAVDLAQSRSAAGVVILDHSGQFLAAATEPSTGISSPEVAEALALRCAVMLAREKHLPRVVFQSDCLSLIRRMNSTACDRSVVGVVVADIKAECVALASVSFKHVRRHCQTSIDSDDSKMVQLANGLRGELDALHSPQAQVGDKRPPCPIIIAKVRDQTRNVDNGEYDPDHVAIGPYNYPRPQSKSPHLAMEHDKLMSLDMGITAAKARRPGMTVEVDVYVKELAHLEESVRNCYGNTFPDMTSQQFVRMLLLDGCYILSRLVNLQLGAQAMDDAAGTANAGVLSASRAEALAVVRDVFYLAENQIPFFVLAKIGELTGLDGNDHVITQIAKYALDLIRRQKYAVADLVTVPTDPGNLLHLLHMHLKPVAPTISSTTTASGADPEPVRRWRSATEYYFAGVMFKRRDMSETGHTRCILDVNLSSGSGTLEVPCLDIDAETWRLLRNLMELEQRNRETVGSHVTAYCVFMSQVACTTKDVELLTKRGVIVHGQGNNDEVARCFADLCKGIMFDPNDPRCNYLRETCCKLEKRFLSNPQRWMAWLRRKYFNNPWLAVGLLAAAIGLVCAIVQAVYSVLSYKNG, encoded by the exons ATGGTGCTCCAACATCTGTTCAAGCCCCTCCCCGCTCCAAGGCGTGAGTCCACTACTTCTAGCTCCATTTGGTCTCCGCCTCCGCAAGATTCTGTGCAGGTGTCCTCTGATGCGGCGGTGGATCTTGCTCAGAGTCGTTCTGCGGCTGGTGTGGTGATTCTTGATCACTCTGGTCAGTTTTTGGCTGCTGCTACTGAGCCATCTACTGGTATTTCTTCGCCGGAGGTAGCCGAAGCCCTTGCTCTCCGTTGCGCGGTCATGCTAGCCCGGGAGAAGCACCTTCCCAGGGTGGTGTTTCAATCTGACTGCTTGTCTTTGATTCGTCGAATGAATTCTACCGCCTGTGATAGATCGGTTGTGGGCGTTGTTGTCGCTGACATCAAGGCGGAGTGTGTTGCCCTGGCTTCGGTTTCTTTCAAGCATGTCCGTCGGCACT GCCAAACTTCTATCGATTCAGACGATTCCAAGATGGTTCAGCTGGCCAATGGTCTGAGAGGTGAATTAGACGCCCTACACTCACCACAGGCGCAGGTCGGCGACAAGCGCCCTCCTTGTCCCATCATCATCGCCAAGGTCCGCGACCAGACGCGTAACGTCGACAACGGCGAGTATGACCCCGACCACGTCGCCATCGGCCCGTACAACTACCCTCGACCCCAGAGCAAGAGCCCGCATCTCGCCATGGAGCACGACAAGCTGATGAGCCTGGACATGGGGATCACGGCAGCCAAGGCTCGGAGACCCGGCATGACGGTGGAGGTGGACGTCTACGTCAAGGAGCTTGCACACCTCGAGGAATCTGTGAGGAACTGCTACGGAAACACGTTTCCTGACATGACGAGCCAGCAATTCGTCCGCATGCTCCTCCTAGACGGCTGCTACATACTCTCCCGCCTCGTCAACCTCCAACTCGGAGCACAAGCCATGGACGATGCGGCTGGGACTGCAAATGCAGGCGTCCTGTCAGCGAGCAGGGCCGAGGCGCTGGCCGTGGTTCGGGATGTGTTCTACCTTGCAGAGAACCAGATACCTTTTTTTGTCCTTGCAAAGATTGGGGAGCTGACGGGTTTGGACGGTAACGATCATGTGATTACACAGATTGCCAAGTATGCTCTCGATCTCATCAGGAGACAAAAGTACGCGGTAGCAGATCTGGTCACGGTGCCGACGGATCCAGGCAatcttctccatcttcttcataTGCACTTGAAACCTGTGGCACCTACGATCTCTTCTACTACAACGGCCAGCGGCGCCGACCCTGAGCCCGTGCGCAGGTGGCGCTCAGCGACAGAGTACTACTTCGCCGGGGTGATGTTCAAGCGTCGAGACATGAGCGAGACCGGACACACGCGGTGCATCCTCGACGTGAATCTGAGCAGCGGCAGTGGCACGCTGGAGGTCCCCTGCTTGGACATCGACGCCGAGACATGGCGCCTGCTGCGCAACCTGATGGAGCTGGAGCAGCGGAACCGGGAGACGGTGGGGAGCCACGTCACAGCGTACTGTGTGTTCATGTCCCAGGTGGCCTGCACCACAAAGGATGTGGAGCTGTTGACGAAGAGAGGCGTCATCGTGCATGGCCAAGGcaacaatgatgaggtggccagatGCTTCGCCGACCTCTGCAAGGGTATTATGTTTGACCCTAACGACCCCCGATGCAACTATCTGAGGGAGACATGCTGCAAGCTGGAGAAGCGTTTCCTGAGCAACCCGCAGAGGTGGATGGCGTGGCTGAGGCGCAAGTACTTCAACAACCCCTGGCTCGCCGTAGGGCTCCTAGCGGCTGCCATTGGACTAGTTTGCGCTATCGTCCAGGCTGTATACTCTGTTTTGAGTTACAAGAATGGATGA